A portion of the Bubalus kerabau isolate K-KA32 ecotype Philippines breed swamp buffalo chromosome 1, PCC_UOA_SB_1v2, whole genome shotgun sequence genome contains these proteins:
- the ECSCR gene encoding endothelial cell-specific chemotaxis regulator isoform X2, producing MGSVGETQLRWAILGFLLLQGPSTEANSLSPLSGTWTTAASEMPSQFSTEAMTLSSSTVADRLQSSPGPTWSQSQKHTSGLSADVPSSGRSSDSMSGDTSHNVTSTSPNMSFRMTADSTVPPSPTSETVLTVAAFGVISFIAILVVVVIVLVSVVSLRFKCRKNKESEDPQKPGSSGLSESGSTANGEKESITLISMKNINMNNSKGCPSAEKVL from the exons ATGGGGAGTGTCGGAGAAACGCAGCTGCGCTGGGCCATCCTGGGCTTCCTCCTGCTCCAAG GTCCTTCCACAGAGGCCAACAGCTTAAGCCCTCTGTCCGGCACCTGGACCACAG CAGCATCAGAGATGCCCTCACAGTTCTCCACAGAAGCCATGACTCTGAGTTCAAGCACCGTGGCTGATCGCTTGCAGTCCTCTCCGGGACCGACTTGGTCCCAGTCACAGAAACATACGTCAGGACTCA GTGCTGATGTTCCGAGCAGTGGCAGGAGCAGCGACAGCATGAGCGGAG ACACCTCTCACAATGTTACTTCCACATCACCCAACATGAGTTTTAGGATGACAGCAGACTCCACTGTCCCACCCAGCCCCACGTCAGAGACAGTGCTCACTGTGGCTGCATTTG GTGTTATCAGCTTCATTGCCATCCTAGTGGTTGTGGTGATTGTCCTGGTCAGTGTGGTCAGTCTAAGGTTTAAATGCCGGAAGAACAAGGAGTCTGAAG ATCCCCAGAAACCTGGGAGTTCAGGGCTCTCTGAAAG CGGTTCCACAGCcaatggagagaaagagagcatCACTCTTATCTCGATGAagaacatcaacatgaataacaGCAAAGGATGCCCCTCAGCAGAGAAG GTTCTTTAA
- the ECSCR gene encoding endothelial cell-specific chemotaxis regulator isoform X3, which translates to MGSVGETQLRWAILGFLLLQAASEMPSQFSTEAMTLSSSTVADRLQSSPGPTWSQSQKHTSGLSADVPSSGRSSDSMSGDTSHNVTSTSPNMSFRMTADSTVPPSPTSETVLTVAAFGVISFIAILVVVVIVLVSVVSLRFKCRKNKESEDPQKPGSSGLSESGSTANGEKESITLISMKNINMNNSKGCPSAEKVL; encoded by the exons ATGGGGAGTGTCGGAGAAACGCAGCTGCGCTGGGCCATCCTGGGCTTCCTCCTGCTCCAAG CAGCATCAGAGATGCCCTCACAGTTCTCCACAGAAGCCATGACTCTGAGTTCAAGCACCGTGGCTGATCGCTTGCAGTCCTCTCCGGGACCGACTTGGTCCCAGTCACAGAAACATACGTCAGGACTCA GTGCTGATGTTCCGAGCAGTGGCAGGAGCAGCGACAGCATGAGCGGAG ACACCTCTCACAATGTTACTTCCACATCACCCAACATGAGTTTTAGGATGACAGCAGACTCCACTGTCCCACCCAGCCCCACGTCAGAGACAGTGCTCACTGTGGCTGCATTTG GTGTTATCAGCTTCATTGCCATCCTAGTGGTTGTGGTGATTGTCCTGGTCAGTGTGGTCAGTCTAAGGTTTAAATGCCGGAAGAACAAGGAGTCTGAAG ATCCCCAGAAACCTGGGAGTTCAGGGCTCTCTGAAAG CGGTTCCACAGCcaatggagagaaagagagcatCACTCTTATCTCGATGAagaacatcaacatgaataacaGCAAAGGATGCCCCTCAGCAGAGAAG GTTCTTTAA
- the ECSCR gene encoding endothelial cell-specific chemotaxis regulator isoform X1: protein MGSVGETQLRWAILGFLLLQGAFSSQSSTTQPASPETSPSTEANSLSPLSGTWTTAASEMPSQFSTEAMTLSSSTVADRLQSSPGPTWSQSQKHTSGLSADVPSSGRSSDSMSGDTSHNVTSTSPNMSFRMTADSTVPPSPTSETVLTVAAFGVISFIAILVVVVIVLVSVVSLRFKCRKNKESEDPQKPGSSGLSESGSTANGEKESITLISMKNINMNNSKGCPSAEKVL from the exons ATGGGGAGTGTCGGAGAAACGCAGCTGCGCTGGGCCATCCTGGGCTTCCTCCTGCTCCAAG GAGCCTTCAGCAGTCAAAGTTCAACCACACAGCCAGCTTCCCCTGAAACAA GTCCTTCCACAGAGGCCAACAGCTTAAGCCCTCTGTCCGGCACCTGGACCACAG CAGCATCAGAGATGCCCTCACAGTTCTCCACAGAAGCCATGACTCTGAGTTCAAGCACCGTGGCTGATCGCTTGCAGTCCTCTCCGGGACCGACTTGGTCCCAGTCACAGAAACATACGTCAGGACTCA GTGCTGATGTTCCGAGCAGTGGCAGGAGCAGCGACAGCATGAGCGGAG ACACCTCTCACAATGTTACTTCCACATCACCCAACATGAGTTTTAGGATGACAGCAGACTCCACTGTCCCACCCAGCCCCACGTCAGAGACAGTGCTCACTGTGGCTGCATTTG GTGTTATCAGCTTCATTGCCATCCTAGTGGTTGTGGTGATTGTCCTGGTCAGTGTGGTCAGTCTAAGGTTTAAATGCCGGAAGAACAAGGAGTCTGAAG ATCCCCAGAAACCTGGGAGTTCAGGGCTCTCTGAAAG CGGTTCCACAGCcaatggagagaaagagagcatCACTCTTATCTCGATGAagaacatcaacatgaataacaGCAAAGGATGCCCCTCAGCAGAGAAG GTTCTTTAA
- the SMIM33 gene encoding small integral membrane protein 33, whose product MHQAGHHPWLSPTVNGSAGQEPQKQLPEVLGGAWEPRPVVGLPLLTIIVAVFVLLAVCIVVAVHFGPRLHKGHATLTTEPPSPKPEGGIYLIRWRMLGHQDSHEDPQQEPPGPDSRPLPDGPRFSINEVTFL is encoded by the exons ATGCATCAG GCTGGCCACCATCCATGGCTTTCTCCAACTGTCAATGGTTCAGCAGGGCAGGAGCCCCAGAAGCAGCTTCCGGAGGTgctgggtggggcctgggaaCCTCGTCCAGTGGTCGGGCTGCCCCTGCTCACCATCATCGTCGCTGTCTTTGTCTTGCTGGCAGTCTGTATCGTGGTGGCGGTCCACTTTGGGCCAAGGCTGCACAAAGGCCATGCCACTCTCACCACAGAGCCACCATCCCCAAAGCCAGAGGGCGGCATCTACCTCATCCGCTGGCGCATGCTGGGCCATCAGGACAGTCACGAAGACCCCCAGCAGGAACCTCCGGGCCCTGACTCCCGCCCTCTGCCAGATGGGCCCAGGTTCAGCATCAATGAAGTCACGTTTCTGTAG
- the STING1 gene encoding stimulator of interferon genes protein — protein sequence MPHSSLHPSIPQPRGLRAQKAALVLLSACLVALWGLGEPPDYTLKWLVLHLASQQMGLLIKGICSLAEELRHVHSRYHGSYWRAVRACLCSSMRCGVLLLLSCYFYCSLPNMAGLPFTWMLALLGLSQALNILLGLQGLAPAEVSAICEKRNFNVAHGLAWSYYIGYLRLILPGFPARIQIYNQFHNNTLQGAGSHRLHILFPLDCGVPDDLSVADPNIRFLHELPQQSADRAGIKGRVYTNSIYELLENGQRAGVCVLEYATPLQTLFAMSQDGRAGFSREDRLEQAKLFCRTLEDILANAPESQNNCRLIVYQEPAEGSSFSLSQEILQHLRQEEREVTMGSTETSVMPSSSVLSQEPELLISGLEKPLPLRSDVF from the exons ATGCCTCACTCCAGCCTGCATCCATCCATCCCACAGCCCAGGGGTCTTAGGGCCCAAAAGGCAGCCTTGGTCCTGCTAAGTGCCTGTCTGGTGGCCCTTTGGGGCCTGGGGGAGCCACCAGACTACACTCTCAAGTGGTTGGTGCTCCACCTGGCCTCCCAGCAGATGGGACTGCTGATCAAGGGGATCTGCAGTTTGGCCGAGGAGCTGCGCCACGTCCACTCCAG GTACCACGGCAGCTACTGGAGGGCTGTGCGGGCCTGCCTGTGCTCCTCCATGCGCTGcggggtcctgctgctgctgtcctGCTATTTCTACTGCTCCCTCCCAAACATGGCTGGCCTGCCCTTCACTTGGATGCTTGCTCTCCTGGGCCTCTCACAGGCACTTAACATCCTCCTGGGCCTCCAG GGCCTGGCCCCAGCAGAGGTCTCTGCAATCTGTGAAAAAAGGAACTTCAACGTGGCTCATGGGCTGGCCTGGTCATATTATATTGGATACCTGCGGCTGATCCTGCCAG GGTTCCCGGCCCGGATCCAAATTTACAATCAGTTCCACAACAACACGCTACAGGGTGCAGGGAGCCACCGGCTGCACATCCTCTTCCCGTTGGACTGTGGGGTGCCTGACGACCTGAGCGTGGCTGACCCCAACATTCGCTTCCTACATGAGCTGCCCCAGCAGAGTGCCGACCGTGCCGGCATCAAAGGCCGGGTTTACACCAACAGCATCTATGAGCTTCTGGAAAATGGGCAGCGG GCAGGCGTCTGTGTCCTGGAATATGCCACCCCCTTGCAGACCCTGTTTGCCATGTCACAGGATGGCCGAGCTGGCTTTAGCCGGGAAGATCGGCTGGAACAAGCCAAACTCTTCTGCCGGACACTTGAAGACATCCTGGCAAATGCCCCTGAGTCTCAGAACAACTGCCGCCTCATTGTCTACCAGG AACCTGCAGAGGGAAGCAGCTTCTCCTTGTCACAGGAAATTCTCCAGCACCTTCGGCAAGAGGAAAGGGAGGTTACCATGGGTAGCACAGAGACCTCGGTGATGCCCAGTTCCTCTGTACTGTCCCAAGAGCCTGAGCTCCTCATCAGTGGCCTGGAAAAGCCTCTCCCGCTCCGCTCGGATGTCTTCTGA